Proteins from a single region of Pseudomonas fulva:
- a CDS encoding GspE/PulE family protein, giving the protein MSSLSPAAADRLLDLNELLRELVGQGRIAQESAEQCLAIRRSGANTDLHPLEFLAAQQLEDQSRPGRVLDLESLTLWLAQLAGQPYMRIDPLKIDAAAVTPLMSYAFAQRHRILAVAVSAEAVTIASAQPFMHSWEANLVHVLKRPIKRVVANPADIQRFTVEFYRLARSVSGATNSDAKISNVGNFEQLLNLGAQDQEPDANDAHVVNIVDWLFQYAFQQRASDIHIEPRREQGSVRFRIDGVLHTVYQFPAQVTMAIVSRLKTLGRMNVAEKRKPQDGRVKTKTPAGNEVELRLSTLPTAFGEKMVMRIFDPDVLLRGFDQLGFSPDDLKRWESMTRQPNGIILVTGPTGSGKTTTLYTTLKQLATEEVNVCTIEDPIEMIEGAFNQMQVQHNIDLTFASGVRALMRQDPDIIMVGEIRDLETAEMAIQAALTGHLVLSTLHTNDAPSAITRLLELGVPHYLLKATLLGVMAQRLVRTLCPHCKAPVEFDEADWQELTRPWNAPLPTGAHRAVGCVECRETGYRGRAGVYEIMLLNDSLKPLISADTDLTPLRRQAFKDGMRSLRLSGAQKIAAGQTTLEEVLRVTPQSEQR; this is encoded by the coding sequence ATGTCCAGCCTTTCGCCTGCCGCCGCCGACCGCCTGCTGGACCTCAACGAACTGTTGCGCGAGCTGGTCGGCCAGGGACGCATCGCCCAGGAAAGCGCCGAGCAGTGCCTGGCGATCCGCCGCAGTGGCGCCAATACCGACCTGCACCCGCTGGAGTTCCTGGCTGCCCAGCAACTCGAGGATCAGTCGCGCCCGGGCCGCGTTCTCGACCTGGAAAGCCTGACCCTCTGGCTGGCCCAGCTGGCCGGGCAGCCCTACATGCGCATCGACCCGCTGAAGATCGACGCCGCGGCGGTCACCCCGCTGATGTCCTACGCCTTCGCCCAGCGCCACAGGATCCTTGCCGTGGCGGTGAGTGCCGAGGCGGTGACCATTGCCAGCGCCCAGCCGTTCATGCACAGCTGGGAGGCCAACCTCGTCCACGTGCTCAAGCGGCCGATCAAGCGCGTGGTGGCCAACCCGGCGGACATCCAGCGCTTCACCGTGGAGTTCTACCGCCTGGCCCGCTCGGTCAGCGGCGCCACCAACAGCGATGCGAAGATCAGCAACGTCGGCAACTTCGAGCAACTGCTCAACCTCGGCGCCCAGGATCAGGAGCCGGACGCCAACGATGCCCACGTGGTGAACATCGTCGACTGGCTGTTCCAGTACGCCTTCCAGCAACGCGCCAGCGACATCCATATCGAGCCGCGCCGCGAACAGGGCAGCGTACGCTTTCGTATCGACGGCGTGCTGCACACCGTCTACCAGTTCCCCGCCCAGGTCACCATGGCCATCGTCAGCCGCCTGAAGACCCTGGGCCGGATGAACGTCGCCGAAAAGCGCAAACCCCAGGACGGCCGGGTGAAGACCAAGACGCCGGCCGGCAACGAGGTGGAACTGCGCCTGTCGACCCTGCCTACCGCCTTCGGCGAGAAGATGGTGATGCGCATCTTCGACCCCGACGTGCTGCTGCGCGGTTTCGACCAACTGGGCTTCAGCCCCGATGACCTCAAGCGCTGGGAAAGCATGACCCGCCAGCCCAACGGCATCATCCTGGTCACCGGCCCCACTGGCTCGGGCAAGACCACCACGCTGTACACCACCCTCAAGCAGCTGGCCACCGAGGAAGTGAACGTGTGCACCATCGAAGACCCCATCGAGATGATCGAGGGCGCCTTCAACCAGATGCAGGTGCAGCACAACATCGACCTGACCTTCGCCAGCGGCGTACGCGCGCTGATGCGCCAGGACCCGGACATCATCATGGTCGGCGAGATCCGCGACCTGGAAACCGCCGAGATGGCCATCCAGGCGGCATTGACCGGTCACCTGGTGCTCTCCACCCTGCACACCAACGACGCGCCGAGCGCCATTACCCGTCTGCTCGAACTGGGCGTGCCGCACTACCTGCTCAAGGCGACCTTGCTGGGTGTCATGGCCCAGCGCCTGGTGCGCACCCTGTGCCCGCACTGCAAGGCGCCGGTGGAGTTCGACGAGGCCGACTGGCAGGAACTGACCCGCCCCTGGAACGCCCCGCTGCCAACCGGCGCACACCGCGCCGTGGGCTGTGTCGAATGCCGGGAAACCGGCTACCGCGGACGCGCCGGGGTGTACGAGATCATGCTGCTGAACGACAGCCTGAAACCCTTGATCAGCGCCGATACCGACCTCACGCCGCTACGCCGCCAGGCCTTCAAGGATG
- a CDS encoding DUF502 domain-containing protein, producing the protein MFKLSLKSIAATWLTGLLALLPLALTMVVLAWLVSLLNNLIGPSTAIGRLFAALGTPFASNPYLAYLLGTLVLLISLYPLGLAVKLGLRRPLGWLIDVTLRRTPLIGNFYNLADRFVGLLDKKNTDITSMRPVWCFFGGGDGVAVLALQPTSETVELEGRPHLAILVPTAPIPVGGGLLYVPAEWVKPANMGVDALTSIYVSMGLTPPPSLPAQSLEDGRDSEAPATPQQLPPADEQPPRPQA; encoded by the coding sequence ATGTTCAAACTCAGCCTGAAATCCATCGCCGCCACCTGGCTCACCGGCCTGCTGGCGCTGCTGCCCCTGGCCCTGACCATGGTGGTGCTGGCCTGGCTGGTCAGCCTGCTCAATAACCTGATCGGCCCGTCCACGGCCATCGGCCGGCTGTTCGCTGCGCTCGGCACGCCGTTCGCCAGCAACCCCTACCTGGCCTACCTGCTCGGTACCCTGGTGCTGCTGATCAGCCTCTATCCCCTCGGCCTGGCGGTGAAACTGGGCCTGCGCCGCCCGCTCGGCTGGCTGATCGACGTGACCCTGCGGCGTACCCCGCTGATCGGCAACTTCTACAACCTGGCCGACCGCTTCGTCGGCCTGCTCGACAAGAAGAACACCGACATCACCAGCATGCGCCCGGTGTGGTGCTTCTTCGGCGGCGGCGATGGGGTGGCGGTGCTGGCCCTGCAGCCGACCTCCGAGACGGTGGAGCTGGAAGGCCGCCCGCACCTGGCGATCCTGGTGCCGACGGCGCCGATTCCGGTTGGCGGCGGCCTGCTCTACGTGCCGGCCGAATGGGTGAAGCCGGCCAACATGGGCGTCGACGCGCTGACCAGCATCTATGTGTCCATGGGCCTCACGCCGCCGCCCTCCCTGCCGGCGCAGAGCCTGGAAGATGGCCGCGACAGCGAGGCGCCAGCCACGCCGCAGCAGTTGCCGCCGGCTGACGAGCAACCACCCAGGCCGCAGGCCTGA